Within Alkaliphilus flagellatus, the genomic segment CAAAAAAAGCAACTAAACTATTCCAAACTGTTTTATAGTTCATTATTTATCTCCTTTCAAATCCTTATGTATATTCATAAATAAAGTTGTTACCGCCCATACTGGCATAGGTTCGTCTATTTTTTTAATCCATCCTATAGGATCAGACATTAAATTATTTTTTGCTAGATATTCTATTCCTTCCTTTTTCCATTGTGGTGTTTCCATAGGTTTGTCCTCCTTTGGCATATAATCAATGTCTATGTGATTTAATATTCCTTTTGCAATTCCCACAGCTGCCTTCTCCAAAAACTCGTCACTTTTGAGTAGTTGTTCTTCTGCAGGATTATTGATAAAAGCTACTTCTACAAGTACAGCTGGCATAATGGTACTTCTAAGTACTTGAAAACCATCATATTTAACACCTCTATCTGCTAATCCTATTGCTTGTACTAGATTGCTTTGTATAGAGCGTGCTAGTCTATCTCCTTCAACTTCTGCTTTGTATGCAAAGGTTTCTGTACCTGTAGCCTTAGGATTACTTGCACTATTAATATGAATAGATACAAAAAATCAGCTTTAGATTCGTTGGCTATCTGAACTCTTTTATCTAAGCTGACTCTTTCATCTCCTACCCTTGTAAATATAATCTCTATGCCATATCACATGAGAATATCTGCCACCATACATGCGATTTTCCATGCTACATGACTTTCTTTTAATCCAGTAGGGCCTACTGCTCCTGGATCACTCCGTCATGGCCTGGGTCAATAACTACTATATATCTCTTCATAACTTCACCTGCTTTCAAAATTTCTGTTTCTAAGCACAAAAAAACCAGCTTTTTGAAAACTGGTTTTTAACTTTTATAGTTGTATAGTTCCTTCTACTGTATTTCTATCTAATATTATTTCAGTTAAATAGTTTGAAATTTGAACCGCTTTTATAACTTGTGATTTTAATTCTAATACGATTGTTCTACTTCCTCCTAGGCTAATGTAATTAATTATAAGGTAACTTCCTTTATCGTATTTTTTACCAATTCCAGCTGGATTACTTGCTTGAGTTAGTAAATTTGTTTTGTTTGTAAATTTTACAGATGTAAGTTTATCAAGTAGTAATTCAAATTTCCTTTCCTTACATTCTAGTATTAGTTTGTCTTCAACTAAAAAAACATCGACAGGAGCATATGCATTTATATTTGGCATCCCATGCCTGTGAAGTGTTCCTCTTAAAGTCATTTCTGAATTATATTCTCTTTTTTTCGCATTATGTCGTCTTATCAATTTTTGTTGATATGAAATAGCAAAAATCAACATTGCTAATACAAAACCAAAAATAATTAATATGATAATTAACTCAAACTTCATAAATATTCTATCCCTTCTGCTTTTTCACTTTTCCACCATTATACAATATTTAAGAAAAATTTACCATATGATCGTAATTAATCTATTAAATGAATTAAAGAAGGGCATAATAAAAGCACCCTCAAGGGGTGCTCCTAACGTTTCTAACCTTATAAATAATTTTTATCTCATATCATATCGGTATTGTTCTCCATTAATATCAAAGAACAATACTACAGGATTTTCAGATTCTTCAACTTCTTGAGGACAATTCACCAAAAATCTAACTCCTAATGTTTCAAGAGGATCTATATCTGTTATATTTGCGTAAGTGAACCCGAGTGATTTATCTTCTGGAACAGGAGCACCTCTGTACTCATATCCGTTATTGTAATCTACCTTAACTTTCATAATTTTATCGACCGGTAAATTTTGTTTTTGAATATTTTTCACATCAGTATCAATATGGATATAAACTTTACCAGATTCAGCTGCATAATGAGTATACATTCCAGAAACATTGTCAGGTAGCACATCATAGGAAAATTCAATATTATTTATAGTTATTTCACTTGTATCTGTAACTATAGTATCACCAATTTTAAATGTCTTAACATCTTCTTCTTTTTCCTTAGGTTTTTCCTCTTCTGCTTTATTGGTTTCTTCACTATCTTGAACTCCACTTTTACCTTGATTTGTTGTGGGTTCATTATTGTTACAAGCAACCCCTGTAAATAACGTCAATACTATTAAAATACATAAAAAGACTTTTTTCATATTCTTTCCTCCATTTTAGATTTATTTTATCATGGTAATTATACCAAATATTAGAAGTAATGGGAACATTAATTTTTTGAATGGTAAATTATAATTTTGTTTGGTCTCATTGTATGACCTCACTCTCTAGATTAAAGAAGGGCATAAAAATACTTCTAGGTGTTATATGTGTTAAAAATGGAAAATGGAAACAAAGGAGTAAACAAGGCTTTAGAACAAAAGCTTTAGCTAAAAAGGCGGCAGATACAAGATTAGATGAAATGAAAGGTGAGTTTATAGCAGATTTGTCTATAAACGACAAAGGAATTACTTTTTTAGAATTCAAGGAGAGATACCTGAATGACCTAGTAAAATATAAGGAAGCTAACACGATAAAAACATACAGAGAAACATTTGAACATTTTAATAGATTAAATTTTATTCCAATGGAATAAATAAAGTATCTGCACATACAGGAGTGTGTAGATGAAATGTTAGAGAATCCAAACTTAAAAATAAAAACTATTAATTGTACATTTCACGAATAAAATCGTTATTTAATAAAGCTACTAAAAAACCTTATAAAATAATAATTAAAACTCCTTTAGATGAAGATATAGATCTTCTAGAGGAAATTAAAGAGGCGAAAGCATTAACTAAATCAGAACTTGACAATTTGCTAAGTTTAATTAAACCTGAAAAAGACTATGTTATATGCTTATTAGCTGCTACCTGCGGATTGAGAATTGGGGAGATTATAGGTTTAACTTGGGGAGATATAGACGAGGTGAACAGTGAGTTAAATGTTAATAAACAATGGAAAAGATTAAAAAATGGTTCATTTGGATTTGGCACTGTAAAACGTAAAAATTCAAATAGGATTGTCCCTATACCTCAAAGCACGTTAAGTACACTTTTGAAGTATAAAAAGAACAATCCTACAGATATTAAAAATAGAATATTTTTAGATAACCGTCCACAAAATGCCTCTTATAGAATCTATAAAAAATTAAATAAAAGAGGACTGAGTGTTACCTTGCACGATTTAAGACATACTTATGCTACTATGCTAGTTGCAAGTGGAGTAGATTTTAAGACAGTTGCTAAATTCATGGGTCATGATGTAGAAATGACTATAAAAACCTACTCTCATGTAACTAAGGACATGATAAAAAGAGCTACAGATACAGTTAATTTTATTTTTTAATTCATTTTTGACGAATTTTTGACGTTTTAATGCTAAGCCCAGTAAAATACAAGGTTACAAGGAGAATTATAGATATTATTATTATATCACTACTTTCCATTTTCCATAGCAAACCTTCTTATTTTCCTCGAAAATCCCTATTATTTTTCTTCAAATCATTTTTCACCATATATTCTTCTAATTCCTTTGTTGCCTGTACTAGTTTAATTTGATTATCAAACAATTTATTCTGTAAGTCATTAATTAGGATTTGCGCTTTTTGCAAATCATCTTCCTTCTCTAATAATTGATCATTTAGTGCCTTTATCCGCTCATCCTCTTGTTGCTGTAATTCTATTTCTTCAATTTTTTTCTCAAGATTAAAGTATGCTTCGTCCTTTTCCTTTAACTGGTCATTGAGAGTTTCTATATACTTTTCTAATTCATCAATTTCTACCTGAGGTAATTGCATTTCTTTCTGTAACTCTTCAAAGTTATTTTTCATCTTTAAAAATTGGTCTGTAATGTTAATACATGTTAATACAGCAATCATTGAGGTGCTAAGTTTTTTATTAGCCTTAGCTACAGCTTCCATATTATCATCTACAAAACTGCCTACCTTTAATAAATACTCTTTAGGTTCAGCACCGACAATAGGATATTCTTGTCCATTTATTTTAACTAAAACTTTGTTTTTTTGACTCATTCTTCTATCAGCTCCTTTTTGAAGAAGTTGTTGTTATATATTTTCTGTATATCTTTCAAATATCCTGCTAGAAATGGTGATTTTTCTATAATTATTTTGTTTATAAAAAAGTCGTATTATGGATATAGAAGAGTGCCTTCTTATACTATATGAAAAAGGAGCTATTTAGCCCCTTATTCTCTTAATGCTCCATCCAATTTTTTACCAATATCAGCTAAGATACGATTGTGGACAACATTTACCTCATCATCTGTTAAAGTACGTTCCTTATTTCTATAGGTAATAGTATATGCAATGCTTTTAAAGCCATCTTTAATTTGGCTTCCTTGGTAAACATCAAATAACTTAAAGCTCTCTAGTATGTCCCCACCTTGAGCCTTAATAATATCTTCAATTTCCTTTACCAATATATTATCCTTTACCACAACAGCAAAGTCTCTAGTTATAGCTGGGTATTTTGGTAGCGATTCATAAAGTCTTTCCATGTTTGTAATATCTGCTAAAATACTAAAATCTAATTCCCCACAGTAACATCTTTGATTTAAATCATAGTTTTCTATTACTATAGGATGTAATTCACCAATAGTTCCTAGAACTCTATCTTGTACTATAACATTTGCACATCTGCCAGGGTGATAACTTGGATTATTTTTCTCTACTATAAA encodes:
- a CDS encoding N-acetylmuramoyl-L-alanine amidase family protein, translated to MHINSASNPKATGTETFAYKAEVEGDRLARSIQSNLVQAIGLADRGVKYDGFQVLRSTIMPAVLVEVAFINNPAEEQLLKSDEFLEKAAVGIAKGILNHIDIDYMPKEDKPMETPQWKKEGIEYLAKNNLMSDPIGWIKKIDEPMPVWAVTTLFMNIHKDLKGDK
- a CDS encoding Arm DNA-binding domain-containing protein; this translates as MVNYNFVWSHCMTSLSRLKKGIKILLGVICVKNGKWKQRSKQGFRTKALAKKAADTRLDEMKGEFIADLSINDKGITFLEFKERYLNDLVKYKEANTIKTYRETFEHFNRLNFIPME
- a CDS encoding tyrosine-type recombinase/integrase; this translates as MYISRIKSLFNKATKKPYKIIIKTPLDEDIDLLEEIKEAKALTKSELDNLLSLIKPEKDYVICLLAATCGLRIGEIIGLTWGDIDEVNSELNVNKQWKRLKNGSFGFGTVKRKNSNRIVPIPQSTLSTLLKYKKNNPTDIKNRIFLDNRPQNASYRIYKKLNKRGLSVTLHDLRHTYATMLVASGVDFKTVAKFMGHDVEMTIKTYSHVTKDMIKRATDTVNFIF
- the zapA gene encoding cell division protein ZapA, which translates into the protein MSQKNKVLVKINGQEYPIVGAEPKEYLLKVGSFVDDNMEAVAKANKKLSTSMIAVLTCINITDQFLKMKNNFEELQKEMQLPQVEIDELEKYIETLNDQLKEKDEAYFNLEKKIEEIELQQQEDERIKALNDQLLEKEDDLQKAQILINDLQNKLFDNQIKLVQATKELEEYMVKNDLKKNNRDFRGK